The Pseudodesulfovibrio sp. zrk46 genome contains a region encoding:
- a CDS encoding sensor domain-containing diguanylate cyclase: MAQKHDIDTLKEKIHALEDELESYRRNLSDRSSKIDFLQEVLDQSLAKVYALDGEQFTYVSRSFARAFGYDSPSEIVGKIPIIELVAPECRKLVAENLRKRSSGRTREMHYTFTGLLKDGSYSMVEVQGSAMQVGTQNQVVGVIVDVSHYNKISNLAYYDALTGLPNRVLFADRLEAAVMLAETTGGSFSLMFIDLDDFKKVNDSVGHAAGDFVLKESANRMIEQIRQGMDTVSRIGGDEFVAILGETGCRDHCADLAGKMIKELERPMPFCDHDISVSASIGISVFPTDGHDATSIIKAADMAMYKAKRGGKGTFAFYDGSNRLKCSLK; encoded by the coding sequence ATGGCACAGAAGCACGACATCGACACGCTGAAAGAAAAGATCCATGCCCTTGAGGATGAGTTGGAATCATACAGGCGGAACCTGTCTGACCGTTCCAGCAAAATTGATTTCCTGCAGGAGGTGCTGGACCAGTCACTGGCCAAGGTCTACGCCCTTGATGGCGAGCAGTTCACCTATGTCAGCCGTTCTTTTGCCCGGGCATTCGGCTATGACTCCCCCTCGGAAATCGTCGGGAAAATTCCGATCATCGAACTCGTCGCCCCGGAATGCAGGAAGCTGGTGGCCGAGAATCTGCGCAAACGCAGTAGCGGCCGGACGCGGGAGATGCACTACACGTTCACCGGGCTCCTCAAAGACGGCTCGTACAGCATGGTGGAGGTACAGGGAAGCGCCATGCAGGTCGGCACCCAGAATCAGGTTGTCGGCGTCATCGTGGATGTCAGCCACTACAACAAGATCAGTAACCTCGCCTATTACGACGCCCTGACCGGCCTACCCAACCGGGTGCTTTTCGCCGACAGGCTCGAGGCCGCGGTGATGCTCGCAGAAACGACAGGCGGGAGCTTTTCCCTGATGTTCATTGATCTGGACGACTTCAAAAAGGTGAACGACTCCGTCGGCCACGCGGCAGGAGATTTCGTGCTCAAGGAATCAGCCAACCGCATGATCGAACAGATCAGGCAAGGCATGGACACCGTGAGCAGAATCGGCGGCGACGAGTTCGTCGCCATCCTCGGCGAAACCGGCTGCCGCGACCACTGTGCGGATCTGGCCGGAAAGATGATCAAGGAACTCGAACGCCCCATGCCGTTCTGTGACCACGACATCAGCGTCAGCGCCAGCATCGGCATCAGCGTCTTCCCCACCGACGGCCACGACGCCACATCCATCATCAAGGCCGCGGATATGGCCATGTACAAGGCCAAACGAGGCGGCAAGGGGACGTTTGCATTTTATGACGGCTCCAACCGCCTGAAGTGCTCTTTAAAGTAA
- a CDS encoding molybdopterin-dependent oxidoreductase produces the protein MEVRRSYCGLCHPRCGMLLHIDNGKVVKITGDPDHPISRGALCERGRLMLDHIYHPDRLNYPLKRVGERGEGKWERISWEQALNEVAEKLSKLREEFGAETLTFTHGTKRTYHWDCRRFFNLFGSPNTCGVNTICMCPSYATEYATYGGMVMGSDIVHSQCVVMWGCNASKSNPMGLTPMIAAAQKNGAKLMVVDPRRTKEAEKADLWLQIRPGTDLALMLGWIRHIITNDLYDKDFVANHTVGFDELKDAVESYTPKKVEEITSVPAALVVESATMYATAASAVIPFGLGLDKQGVNSTQCARGRAILRAITGNLEVPGGDIFSQAANVGKVHDWEYLELNDMMPQGQKAKQLGADKYPFFGFPGWERNYAANKKLPQGYAMPPEAWHSNLAHAREVMNAIITGKPYPVKAAITLASNPLLSLPNTQQVFEALKALDLYVVMEYYMTPSAAMADYVFPASTTVEQPEIWLTSGFCVACPQGIDPIEERKDSYYFYRQLGLRLGQEEHWPWETIEDVYDHCLEPVGLTFQKLAEQNGLFGEMEFRRYEKYGFGTPSGKVELKSSIFEELGADPLPVYHEPVWSPESKEPELTEEYPLILITGSRFMPMYHSEQRQIEKARKKVPDPLLSIHPDTAAELGLAEGDWAVISTPSGSIRQRVHITDVMHPKMVDAQHSWWFPERNEKLPDLFGVFESNANMLCPDAHEFCSPEIGSWPHSALICRVEKEQ, from the coding sequence ATGGAAGTACGAAGAAGCTATTGCGGGCTATGCCACCCTCGCTGCGGCATGCTGTTGCATATTGATAACGGCAAGGTCGTGAAAATCACTGGCGACCCGGACCATCCGATCTCTCGCGGCGCTCTTTGTGAACGTGGCCGACTGATGCTGGACCACATCTATCACCCCGACCGCCTGAATTATCCGCTGAAACGCGTCGGCGAACGGGGCGAAGGCAAATGGGAGCGGATCAGCTGGGAGCAGGCTCTGAATGAAGTGGCCGAGAAGCTCTCCAAGCTGCGCGAGGAATTCGGGGCCGAGACGCTGACGTTCACCCACGGCACAAAGCGGACGTACCACTGGGACTGCCGCCGTTTCTTCAACCTCTTTGGCTCCCCCAACACCTGTGGCGTGAATACCATCTGCATGTGCCCGAGTTACGCCACCGAATATGCCACCTATGGCGGCATGGTCATGGGAAGCGACATCGTCCATTCGCAATGTGTCGTCATGTGGGGATGCAACGCATCCAAGTCGAACCCGATGGGCCTGACTCCAATGATCGCAGCGGCACAAAAGAACGGCGCCAAGCTCATGGTCGTTGACCCGCGACGGACAAAAGAGGCTGAAAAGGCCGACCTGTGGTTGCAGATTCGCCCCGGCACGGACCTCGCTCTGATGCTGGGCTGGATTCGCCACATCATTACGAACGATTTGTACGACAAGGATTTCGTTGCCAATCATACTGTCGGCTTTGACGAGCTCAAGGACGCCGTGGAATCCTACACCCCGAAAAAGGTCGAGGAGATCACTTCGGTTCCGGCGGCCCTCGTGGTCGAATCCGCCACCATGTACGCGACAGCCGCGTCGGCCGTGATTCCCTTTGGCCTCGGTCTGGACAAACAGGGCGTGAACTCGACACAGTGTGCCCGTGGTCGAGCCATCTTGCGCGCCATCACCGGCAACCTCGAAGTTCCCGGCGGCGACATCTTCAGTCAGGCAGCCAATGTGGGCAAGGTCCACGACTGGGAATACCTTGAATTGAACGACATGATGCCCCAGGGCCAAAAGGCCAAGCAGCTCGGCGCGGATAAGTACCCGTTCTTCGGCTTCCCCGGCTGGGAGCGCAACTATGCCGCCAACAAGAAGCTGCCCCAAGGCTACGCCATGCCCCCTGAAGCGTGGCATTCAAATCTGGCCCACGCCAGAGAGGTCATGAACGCCATCATTACCGGGAAGCCATATCCGGTGAAGGCAGCCATCACCCTGGCGAGCAACCCGCTCCTCTCCCTGCCCAATACGCAGCAGGTCTTCGAGGCGCTCAAGGCGCTCGACCTCTATGTGGTCATGGAATACTACATGACCCCCTCGGCAGCCATGGCCGACTATGTTTTCCCGGCGTCCACCACGGTGGAACAGCCGGAGATCTGGTTGACCAGCGGGTTCTGCGTCGCCTGTCCGCAGGGGATCGACCCAATTGAGGAACGGAAGGACAGCTACTACTTCTACAGGCAATTGGGACTGCGACTTGGTCAGGAAGAGCACTGGCCGTGGGAGACCATCGAAGACGTTTACGACCACTGCCTCGAACCTGTCGGACTGACATTCCAGAAGCTGGCCGAACAGAATGGCCTTTTTGGGGAGATGGAGTTCCGTCGATACGAAAAGTACGGATTCGGTACACCCTCAGGTAAGGTGGAACTCAAATCGTCCATCTTTGAGGAGCTGGGCGCCGACCCGTTACCCGTGTATCACGAGCCTGTCTGGAGCCCGGAGAGCAAGGAGCCTGAGCTGACGGAAGAGTACCCGCTCATCCTCATCACCGGCAGTCGCTTCATGCCCATGTATCACTCCGAGCAGCGGCAAATCGAAAAGGCACGCAAGAAAGTGCCCGATCCCCTGCTTTCGATCCACCCGGACACGGCTGCCGAGCTTGGCCTCGCAGAGGGAGACTGGGCAGTCATCTCAACCCCGTCCGGTTCCATCCGCCAGCGGGTCCACATCACGGATGTGATGCACCCGAAGATGGTCGACGCACAGCACTCCTGGTGGTTCCCCGAACGCAACGAAAAGCTGCCAGACCTGTTTGGCGTCTTCGAATCCAACGCGAACATGCTCTGCCCTGACGCTCATGAATTCTGCAGCCCGGAAATCGGCAGTTGGCCACACTCCGCGCTCATCTGTCGGGTTGAAAAAGAACAGTAG
- a CDS encoding VPLPA-CTERM sorting domain-containing protein yields the protein MKMSLVRIVMSLAVVMSMVGSAHATIYDFSGTFTEYETNPISAPFTGWVTDSPDIDSDGSIFGGISVNTGIMQLEYVFTDLLVAIDDMSYFYLYTPEPLISGAMDAAVFQNYAGPMYLSTQLGFLKSASGFNSLEERTSPTPLPGAVWLLGSGLVGLVGLRRKATA from the coding sequence ATGAAAATGTCACTGGTTCGGATTGTTATGTCGCTGGCTGTCGTGATGTCCATGGTAGGGAGCGCACACGCTACAATTTATGATTTCTCTGGGACGTTTACAGAGTATGAAACAAACCCGATTTCTGCTCCTTTTACCGGCTGGGTAACAGACTCTCCAGACATTGATAGTGATGGCTCCATATTCGGAGGAATATCGGTTAACACTGGCATCATGCAGCTGGAATACGTTTTCACCGACCTTTTGGTAGCCATTGACGACATGTCATATTTTTACCTTTACACACCAGAGCCTTTGATTAGCGGTGCTATGGATGCTGCTGTGTTTCAAAATTATGCTGGCCCCATGTATCTGTCTACACAATTGGGATTTCTGAAGAGTGCAAGTGGATTCAACTCGTTGGAAGAACGAACTTCACCGACTCCTCTCCCCGGTGCTGTCTGGCTGCTGGGGTCCGGCCTTGTCGGACTCGTCGGCCTTCGCCGGAAAGCTACGGCGTAG
- a CDS encoding LysE family translocator, producing the protein MTFHFVLLFSVTVFVASIIPGPSMLLALTHGMQYGARKTVASALGNVVVTLIQASISIAGLGTILVASEAVFHLVKWAGAAYLVYIGATLLLSSGALISEDETGQAGERVSSRKMFMQGALVTAGNPKAIVFFTAIFPQFINPEMAYMTQSSVLLGICAVIAFVCFMIYAVSGQKVISVFSKAKVGKYVKKVIGGTFIGAGIGLAASNR; encoded by the coding sequence ATGACATTTCACTTTGTTCTTTTGTTCTCTGTAACGGTGTTTGTTGCCTCCATTATTCCCGGTCCCAGCATGCTGCTGGCGTTGACCCACGGGATGCAGTACGGGGCAAGGAAAACTGTTGCATCGGCCCTTGGCAATGTTGTCGTCACCTTGATTCAGGCCTCGATCTCCATTGCCGGTCTGGGAACCATTCTGGTTGCATCGGAGGCCGTGTTCCACTTGGTCAAATGGGCGGGCGCAGCCTACTTGGTGTATATCGGTGCGACACTTCTCCTGTCTTCAGGAGCATTGATTTCAGAAGACGAGACCGGGCAGGCCGGGGAGCGTGTTTCTTCGAGAAAAATGTTCATGCAGGGCGCCTTGGTGACAGCGGGAAATCCGAAAGCGATCGTTTTCTTCACCGCGATATTCCCCCAGTTTATTAACCCGGAAATGGCGTATATGACTCAGTCCAGTGTGCTGTTGGGAATTTGCGCTGTGATCGCATTTGTCTGCTTCATGATCTACGCCGTGAGCGGGCAGAAAGTGATCTCCGTCTTCTCCAAGGCAAAGGTCGGGAAGTATGTGAAGAAGGTCATCGGCGGCACGTTTATCGGCGCCGGGATCGGACTCGCAGCTAGTAACCGATAG
- the lepA gene encoding translation elongation factor 4 — translation MSKIDKIRNFSIIAHIDHGKSTLADRILELTGMVGDRDKKDQYLDKMELERERGITIKAQTVRIPYTDSDGEKYILNLIDTPGHVDFSYEVSRSLSSCEGALLVVDSTQGVEAQTLANVYLALDNDLEVIPVLNKIDLPSADPERISHEIEEVIGLDCSNPISVSAKTGLNVQDVVDAVIHMLPPPKGDPDAPLKALIFDSWYDSYQGVVVLFRILDGTLKKKDMIRIFSSGKDFEVTRLGAFMPEAVDIKSMGPGEVGFLCASMKELGDAPVGDTITHAARPVTEPYPGFKPVKPMVFSGLYPVEPSEYETLKAALEKLQLNDAAFSYEPETSQALGFGFRCGFLGLLHIEIIQERLEREFEAKLITTAPSVIYEVEDVQGEVLTIDNPSKLPDPTKIGRISEPFVRLEVHVPNEFVGAVLALCEEKRGIQKDMAYITENRVVITYEMPFAEVMYDFFDKLKSSTKGYASLDYEIIDYRDADLVRLDILINGDPVDAFSCIVHRENSQRIGRSLALKLKRSIPRQMFEVVIQAAIGNKIIAKERNAPFRKDVTAKCYGGDISRKRKLLEKQKEGKKRMRRMGNVEIPQEAFLSVLKADEE, via the coding sequence ATGAGCAAAATAGATAAAATCCGCAATTTCAGCATCATCGCCCATATCGACCACGGCAAGTCGACCTTGGCGGACCGCATCCTCGAACTGACCGGCATGGTCGGCGACCGAGACAAGAAAGACCAGTACCTCGACAAAATGGAACTGGAACGAGAACGCGGCATCACCATCAAGGCCCAGACCGTACGTATTCCGTACACCGATAGCGACGGCGAGAAATACATTCTGAACCTTATTGATACGCCCGGCCACGTGGACTTCTCCTACGAGGTGTCCCGTTCGCTGTCGTCCTGCGAGGGCGCGCTGCTGGTGGTCGACTCCACCCAGGGCGTTGAGGCCCAGACGCTGGCCAACGTGTACCTCGCGCTGGACAACGACCTGGAGGTCATCCCGGTCCTGAACAAGATCGACCTGCCCAGCGCCGATCCGGAACGCATCAGCCACGAGATCGAAGAGGTCATCGGGCTGGACTGCTCCAACCCCATCTCCGTTTCTGCCAAGACCGGCCTGAACGTGCAGGATGTCGTGGACGCAGTCATTCACATGCTGCCGCCGCCCAAGGGCGATCCGGACGCGCCGCTCAAGGCCCTGATCTTCGACTCCTGGTACGACTCCTATCAGGGTGTGGTCGTGCTCTTCCGTATCCTCGACGGTACGCTGAAGAAGAAAGACATGATCAGAATTTTTTCCTCCGGCAAGGACTTCGAAGTCACTCGACTCGGTGCGTTCATGCCTGAGGCCGTGGACATCAAGTCCATGGGGCCCGGCGAGGTTGGATTCCTCTGCGCCTCCATGAAAGAGCTGGGCGATGCGCCCGTGGGCGATACCATCACCCATGCTGCCCGTCCGGTGACCGAGCCGTACCCCGGCTTCAAGCCGGTCAAGCCCATGGTCTTCTCCGGTCTCTATCCGGTGGAGCCGAGTGAGTACGAAACTCTCAAGGCCGCGCTGGAAAAGCTCCAGCTCAACGACGCCGCCTTCAGCTACGAGCCCGAGACTTCTCAGGCGCTCGGCTTCGGCTTCCGTTGCGGCTTCCTCGGTCTGCTCCACATCGAGATCATTCAGGAGCGTCTGGAGCGCGAATTCGAGGCCAAGCTCATCACCACCGCCCCCTCGGTTATTTACGAGGTGGAGGACGTGCAGGGCGAAGTCCTGACCATCGACAACCCGTCCAAGCTGCCTGATCCGACCAAGATCGGTCGCATCAGCGAGCCTTTCGTGCGCCTCGAAGTGCACGTGCCCAACGAGTTCGTTGGTGCGGTGCTCGCCCTCTGCGAAGAGAAACGCGGCATTCAGAAGGACATGGCGTACATCACCGAAAACCGCGTGGTCATCACCTACGAGATGCCTTTCGCCGAGGTCATGTACGATTTCTTCGACAAGCTGAAGTCTTCCACCAAGGGCTACGCCAGCCTCGATTACGAGATCATCGATTACCGCGACGCCGACCTCGTGCGTCTCGACATCCTGATCAACGGCGATCCCGTGGATGCCTTCTCCTGCATCGTGCACCGTGAGAACTCGCAGCGCATCGGTCGTTCTCTCGCCCTCAAGCTGAAGCGCTCCATCCCGCGCCAGATGTTCGAGGTCGTGATTCAGGCCGCCATCGGCAACAAGATCATTGCCAAGGAGCGCAACGCACCCTTCCGCAAGGACGTTACCGCCAAGTGTTACGGTGGTGATATTTCTCGTAAGCGCAAGCTGCTCGAGAAACAGAAGGAAGGTAAGAAGCGCATGCGTCGCATGGGCAACGTCGAGATCCCGCAGGAAGCATTCCTCTCTGTCTTGAAGGCAGACGAGGAATAA
- a CDS encoding VPLPA-CTERM sorting domain-containing protein, with translation MKLVYTLIVAVILAIPCSAQAYYIEFSGNSLNSGIFSSRSIDNGVSLDATNLQEYIMFRGALTIFSDYGRDIERLVDVSFSQFVTVAGVSSATSTLMIDGMVKLVDHYWPTTYGLESFSNVDDLEPLYTGTIYEFMYGIGPGNILDADIDIVVTSADAPAPTPLPGAVWLLGSGLVGLVGLRRKMNA, from the coding sequence ATGAAGCTCGTCTACACACTCATCGTTGCTGTCATTCTGGCAATCCCGTGCTCTGCGCAGGCCTACTATATTGAGTTCTCGGGGAACTCTCTTAATAGCGGAATCTTTTCAAGCAGGAGCATCGATAACGGGGTTTCCTTAGATGCGACCAATTTACAGGAATATATCATGTTTCGTGGGGCGCTGACGATTTTCTCTGATTATGGGAGAGATATCGAGCGCCTTGTGGATGTGAGTTTTTCTCAGTTTGTTACAGTAGCTGGTGTTTCTAGTGCGACTTCGACACTAATGATTGATGGTATGGTAAAGCTGGTCGATCATTACTGGCCTACTACATATGGGCTTGAGAGCTTCTCCAATGTTGACGATTTAGAGCCTCTTTACACTGGGACTATATATGAATTTATGTATGGTATAGGTCCGGGTAATATTTTGGATGCAGACATCGACATCGTCGTGACCTCGGCAGACGCCCCGGCTCCGACTCCTCTCCCCGGCGCTGTCTGGCTGCTGGGGTCCGGCCTTGTCGGACTCGTGGGTTTGCGTCGGAAGATGAACGCGTAA
- the lepB gene encoding signal peptidase I, with product MTHDSMKQFRDTIEAVVVALLLAFVIRAFIVQAFKIPSGSMLDTLQIGDHLLVTKFAYDVRLPSNVWLDTTDGKVLYKVGDPERGDIVVFKFPEDETKDYIKRVIGLPGDTVEIKNKVVYINGEPLDEPYVRHTKADMQPIRDNFGPYTIPEGRYFMLGDNREGSFDSRWWGTVKREKIVGKALIIYWSWGSLTDIRFNRIGTIFN from the coding sequence ATGACACATGATTCCATGAAACAGTTCCGGGACACCATCGAGGCCGTAGTTGTGGCCTTGCTGCTGGCCTTTGTCATTCGCGCCTTCATCGTACAGGCATTCAAGATTCCGTCCGGCTCCATGCTGGATACCCTCCAGATCGGCGACCACCTGTTGGTGACCAAGTTCGCCTACGACGTGCGCCTGCCGTCGAATGTCTGGCTCGATACCACTGACGGCAAAGTGCTGTACAAGGTGGGCGACCCCGAGCGCGGCGATATCGTGGTCTTCAAGTTCCCCGAGGACGAGACCAAGGACTACATCAAGCGCGTCATCGGCCTGCCCGGCGACACCGTGGAGATCAAGAACAAGGTGGTCTACATCAACGGCGAGCCGCTGGATGAGCCCTACGTGCGCCACACCAAGGCAGACATGCAGCCCATCCGTGACAATTTCGGTCCCTACACCATCCCCGAAGGCCGCTACTTCATGCTCGGTGACAACCGCGAAGGCTCCTTCGACTCCCGCTGGTGGGGAACGGTCAAGCGCGAAAAGATCGTGGGTAAGGCTCTGATCATCTACTGGTCCTGGGGCTCCCTCACCGATATCCGTTTCAATCGAATCGGAACGATCTTCAACTAG
- a CDS encoding ImmA/IrrE family metallo-endopeptidase yields the protein MNSRKVIADRLNFEFSKRNYSSHDVAKLCDIDEILVDNYLNAKAELKVSELKEICSCLNFNFLYLLKSNYQPTSVSFRNIDSEAKTFASGIENAFHIVKELIPNINESKIKPQKNYPTEWLELIVIARNHVNAVKKEYNNSLSWACTMLNVTFFTSKSDIDVDGFYLTDNSKNAIYINTNYPPCRIRFTIAHELSHLLFDHDAAVSSDNLKFNPYSKNIDKKDIPEFLATKFAQFFLIPFEKANRWAMQWPNNIDLDDVQRTIFENKTSVDVAINALYDLLYISGKTEQYKNIKEKLSHLYSSSDDDILTLLKRNKQRFSNIISDNKDSFSESVYSRIESELEL from the coding sequence TTGAATTCCAGAAAAGTAATAGCAGATAGACTCAATTTTGAGTTCTCCAAACGTAATTATTCATCACACGATGTCGCCAAACTTTGTGACATCGATGAGATTCTTGTTGATAATTACCTAAACGCAAAAGCAGAACTCAAGGTTTCAGAATTAAAAGAAATCTGCTCATGCCTTAACTTCAATTTCCTTTATTTACTCAAATCGAACTATCAACCGACTTCGGTCAGCTTTAGAAACATTGATTCCGAGGCCAAAACATTTGCATCAGGAATAGAGAACGCCTTTCACATTGTTAAAGAACTGATCCCCAACATCAACGAATCAAAAATCAAGCCACAGAAAAACTATCCAACTGAATGGCTAGAACTTATCGTTATTGCAAGGAATCACGTTAATGCAGTAAAAAAAGAATACAACAATTCGTTAAGTTGGGCATGCACGATGCTCAATGTTACTTTCTTCACTTCCAAATCTGATATTGATGTAGACGGTTTTTATCTTACTGATAATTCGAAAAATGCAATATACATAAATACAAACTATCCACCGTGCAGAATACGTTTCACCATCGCACATGAGTTGTCACACCTATTATTCGACCATGACGCCGCAGTCAGCTCCGACAACCTGAAGTTCAATCCATATTCAAAGAATATTGACAAGAAAGATATTCCTGAATTCCTTGCAACAAAGTTTGCTCAATTCTTTTTGATTCCATTTGAAAAGGCTAATCGTTGGGCCATGCAGTGGCCTAATAATATTGACCTCGATGATGTACAAAGAACTATCTTTGAGAACAAAACCAGTGTTGATGTAGCTATCAATGCTTTATATGATTTATTGTACATTTCTGGAAAAACAGAACAATACAAGAACATCAAAGAGAAACTTTCTCACCTTTACTCAAGTAGTGACGATGACATCTTAACTCTTCTAAAACGGAACAAACAAAGATTTTCTAATATCATTAGTGACAATAAAGACTCTTTCTCAGAATCTGTCTATTCTCGTATTGAATCTGAACTTGAGCTATGA